A genomic window from Lotus japonicus ecotype B-129 chromosome 1, LjGifu_v1.2 includes:
- the LOC130734257 gene encoding uncharacterized protein LOC130734257, with protein sequence MYSISHKKSDGSFVNEEAKQKSDLLEKELEKNCSEEAAYVKVFGKDRPRYVRGMGFGVCPSQVLESGSSSSSSQFAGITLAEWNAMQSKFQALEERMNSFIQQFGGQGPPNQFAHPKVVPQPMVFLDDAILTSIL encoded by the exons ATGTACTCCATTTCACACAAGAAAAGTGATGGCTCTTTTGTAAATGAAGAAGCAAAACAAAAGAGT GATTTATTGGAGAAGGAACTTGAAAAGAATTGTTCTGAAGAGGCTGCCTATGTTAAAGTTTTTGGGAAAGATCGCCCAAGATACGTGAGAGGCATGGGCTTTGGTGTTTGTCCATCTCAAGTGTTGGAATCTGGTAGCAGCTCTAGTAGCTCGCAATTTGCTGGCATCACATTGGCTGAATGGAATGCCATGCAATCAAAATTTCAAGCTTTAGAGGAACGAATGAATTCTTTCATTCAACAGTTTGGAGGTCAAGGGCCACCTAACCAG TTTGCACATCCCAAAGTAGTCCCTCAACCTATGGTTTTCTTGGATGATGCAATCCTTACTTCTATTCTGTAA